A genome region from Nymphalis io chromosome Z, ilAglIoxx1.1, whole genome shotgun sequence includes the following:
- the LOC126780768 gene encoding eukaryotic translation initiation factor 4 gamma 3-like isoform X1 has product MSVLVTALFWEWFNIWLIQFLKNLYHEIKMVALRGGNGSLGTVSHGCGIHAGQQNALDLTHRLQTSLGMQHSSSTQAVGHHVSHLNHANHANHNNLVSHTNHGGPGSQLNIPSLSSMSLLMQQQTPATLKHEQNTRYSNSNCMLPSHHYRLLAQTRPECYHPSGAASSAYMSGATGGQSPAQSMRGQPAPQPSAPPAPQQDISKTTMAGPSYVSPQNQTPPSRPQYPNFQYRATQHGNRPSSHPRQQQPYMSGASASAAGPVMYHPTLMFPPHMGIPQTYQQPRSGTPGKSQYMDHGFYSYVPQYISYTTPTGPTTPYYYPSNGQQLAAGSVGGGGGRANSAALVPQQPNAPSASNSLPHSQPQSHIHPSIPGIRQVPPKRTSHRLPIINPLTKQDIFSEIQSNDSQYMSGESSERQTPQLEPPHSFAEEFSRMVNEAANQPSPCESASKSNFVSKNVEVPVTTASSNPPHTNAISTINNNIVKSEILNVNENKSLGNEIVESNETPVVSAISDSPVVVPKMPINIKQIQKNMEMIQPLAVDNNKSLSSNKQQKQNKSKPVVPQDELEKQSDSVSSIVPQAMIMQTVVTAVPVPVTAALPATAALPAAAPATTTTSTLASSSSSLAISMPAPQPQRLRESRERVKSEDKDKPPPPKIKDVLEKEIPKPNGPTSVEISSVDSLLDAINPSTSQITQNLIKETTKAAKPLSVTNETELSNIDINTEVVINREPTFPVKTSPTATELLSASIEKVAKEQPLPQETSVKKEESIAIQAQVKLTQSIASVARNHPESKMKDINLNNNATAIILDPDTANGNPSEVNKVETVIDEVNKNEKAIKNSKNNNKKSTKMASNEVNTNKTESYENGKDETDKVSTEQEKCLSKEEKEENSTDTEKPISSEASEPTVFVPKYKYSEDQWSPLNKSGKKYYDIGLLMQIKDDPLSKNKPNVPLLETLNVMRSPIQETVTFNPISRPMNDTIFPNFLKNAGVGSRTNAPREPKKDGRIMPQSAFQAGKGSVKLTPSSSGSSSHKPVIHVSLSLREEVKLNQTKDAWRPTRFKKDNLTEEEFKTQDLYKKFRGILNKLTPQKFDTLLDKVKTLEINTQARLEGVIDLVFEKAIDEPNFSEAYAAMCSKLSMLKVPADNAPDQCVNFRALIISKCQNQFITNKVDENVLKLEKELAECTDSAKKKELHLLLEEENRRVRMRSVGNVRFIGELYKLKMLTAKIMVYCMTYLIEKLEEEKLECLCKLLTTIGEQVESEVKEQLESVFKKMQDIVDRKSNKISSRVRFMLQDVIELRRRKWVAKNVVDSQPKMMDQIQKEAEQQQRHIELMNAPSMGGGGFRREDGGRGKRGGDRRQTSNSFMDNQWKPTRPTNYTVDTSKLKTVAQKNLNNIKLAPQNSGWNHGSGTKTPAQSNSNLMISLTKNMYSALENVQADPSSLRTSKDLSAGYHHSKSIERSTFNSRGDFNSGSGSRSGSVGVTRSNSSSRSAPSAPVVATAPETVPTVPAPQEPLPDAKKKFIKILIMDKLVNPNDDEFFTEIKQTFQPQYHAAVVTEILNIALERAAKDVHSIANSLFQLVSTGIISAENFLAGINEILEFAPDLYIDIPVLYEYLGKFIAPNIEKRHITFVQLFRLCENIIMSNQGHMFLKTVIRDLKESMGPSFVKTKWQESGLELKQWMPEEQVPKWIEDNKFEFLEGGKPSEETKKILTPSETQSKLLQLMITDEHCDCIRGWVQDNLGAASNENWFMRALTQAICEYALYGTEGRDVPHFSHERMNKYASLISEFGDSREQREASCLFGIQQLIHRLEHPQGLTLEIFQYLHEQYIISVEGFIAWEVSEKEPEGKAVMLKALTSFFTNIKEADNEESCGED; this is encoded by the exons ATGTCGGTATTGGTAACTGCTTTATTCTGGGAATGGTTCAACATTTGGCTAATACAATTTCTGAAGAATTTATATCATGAAATTAAGATGGTGGCTTTAAGAGGTGGTAATGGTTCTCTAGGCACGGTATCGCACGGATGCGGGATTCATGCAGGGCAGCAAAACGCGCTCGATCTGACACATCGTTTACAAACATCGCTAGGCATGCAGCATAGCTCTTCGACTCAAGCGGTTGGCCACCATGTTAGCCACCTGAACCATGCCAACCATGCAAACCATAACAATCTTGTAAGCCACACTAATCACGGCGGCCCAGGCAGCCAACTCAATATCCCGTCACTGAGCAGTATGTCGCTGTTGATGCAGCAGCAAACTCCGGCCACTCTCAAGCACGAGCAGAATACGCGCTACTCTAATTCCAACTGCATGTTGCCTTCGCACCACTACAGACTCTTGGCGCAAACTA GACCGGAATGTTACCATCCTTCGGGGGCAGCTAGCAGTGCATACATGTCGGGTGCGACGGGTGGTCAAAGCCCTGCTCAAAGCATGCGCGGTCAGCCAGCTCCTCAGCCTTCTGCGCCGCCGGCGCCTCAGCAGGATATATCTAAAACAACTatg gCGGGACCGAGTTACGTTTCGCCGCAGAACCAGACCCCACCCTCGCGGCCGCAGTATCCCAATTTCCAGTACAGAGCTACTCAACACGGGAACAGGCCTTCTTCACACCCCAG ACAACAGCAACCGTATATGAGCGGTGCGAGTGCATCGGCTGCAGGTCCAGTGATGTACCATCCAACGCTTATGTTCCCACCTCATATGGGCATCCCTCAGACGTATCAACAACCTAGATCGGGCACACCCGG CAAGTCGCAGTATATGGATCATGG GTTTTACTCATATGTGCCACAGTACATTAGCTACACGACACCTACCGGTCCTACTACGCCAT aCTACTACCCATCAAATGGACAGCAGTTAGCAGCAGGCAGTGTGGGTGGCGGTGGTGGTCGAGCTAATTCAGCTGCGCTGGTTCCGCAGCAACCAAATGCGCCATCGGCGTCGAACTCACTGCCACACTCGCAACCACAATCCCACATACACCCTTCCATACctg gtatTCGTCAGGTCCCTCCAAAACGTACTTCCCATAGACTTCCAATTATTAATCCTTTAACTA AGCAAGATATATTCTCAGAAATACAATCCAATGATAGTCAATATATGAGTGGTGAATCCAGTGAACGACAAACACCACAATTG GAGCCACCTCATAGTTTTGCAGAGGAGTTTTCGAGGATGGTGAACGAAGCAGCGAATCAACCTTCGCCTTGTGAAAGTGCTAGTAAATCGAACTTTGTTTCTAAGAACGTCGAAGTGCCTGTTACAACGGCAAGCTCTAATCCACCTCATACTAATGCAATaagtactattaataataatatagtaaagtctgaaattttaaatgttaacgaAAATAAAAGCTTAGGAAATGAAATCGTAGAATCCAACGAAACGCCGGTAGTTTCAGCTATATCGGACAGTCCTGTTGTAGTGCCTAAAATGCCTATCAATATTAAGCAAATCCAGAAGAATATGGAAATGATTCAACCTTTAGCAGTAGATAATAATAAGAGTTTATCGAGTAATaagcaacaaaaacaaaacaaaagcaaaCCAGTTGTGCCTCAAGATGAATTAGAAAAGCAATCAGATAGTGTGAGTTCTATAGTTCCTCAAGCAATGATTATGCAAACGGTTGTGACGGCAGTGCCCGTTCCCGTGACTGCGGCGTTGCCTGCGACTGCGGCGTTGCCTGCGGCTGCGCCGGCAACGACGACCACGTCTACTCTCGCGTCCAGCTCTTCTTCACTCGCTATCTCCATGCCTGCGCCGCAGCCACAAAGACTAAGAGAATCTAgagaaagagtgaaatcagaAGACAAAGACAAGCCTCCTCCTCCGAAAATAAAAGATGTTCTAGAAAAGGAAATTCCTAAACCGAATGGACCCACTTCAGTCG AGATTAGTTCAGTTGATAGTTTACTGGACGCTATCAATCCTTCAACTAGTCAAATAACTCAAAATCTTATAAAAGAAACTACAAAAGCAGCGAAACCGTTATCAGTAACAAATGAGACTGAATTATCTAACATAGACATCAATACTGAGGTTGTGATAAACAGAGAACCAACATTCCCTGTCAAAACTTCACCCACTGCCACAGAACTTTTATCAGCTAGTATTGAAAAAGTTGCTAAAGAGCAACCATTACCCCAAGAAACCTCAGTTAAAAAAGAAGAATCAATTGCAATTCAAGCTCAGGTTAAACTAACTCAAAGCATAGCAAGTGTTGCACGCAATCATCCTGAATCTAAAATGAAAGATATTAATCTCAACAATAACGCAACAG CCATCATTTTAGATCCAGATACGGCAAATGGAAACCCAAGTGAAGTTAATAAGGTTGAGACGGTAATAGATGAAgttaacaaaaatgaaaaagcaataaaaaattctaaaaataataataagaaatctaCTAAAATGGCGAGTAATGAAGTTAATACGAATAAAACTGAATCATATGAAAATGGTAAAGATGAGACTGATAAAGTTAGTACAGAGCAGGAAAAATGCTTGTCtaaagaagaaaaagaagaaaattcTACTGATACAGAAAAGCCTATATCTTCAGAAGCATCAGAACCTACTGTGTTTGTACCTAAATATAAGTACTCTGAAG atCAATGGTCTCCCTTGAACAAGTCTGGCAAAAAATACTATGATATTGGATTGCTGATGCAGATAAAAGATGATCCTCTCTCAAAGAATAAACCAAATGTCCCATTATTGGAGACTTTGAATGTTATGAGG tcCCCTATTCAAGAAACAGTGACATTTAATCCTATATCGAGACCTATGAATGATACAATTTTCCCTAATTTCTTGAAAAATGCTGGTGTTGGGTCCAGAACTAATGCTCCCAGGGAACCTAAGAAAGATGGCAGAATTATGCCTCAAAGTG cattccAAGCAGGTAAAGGTAGTGTGAAACTAACTCCATCTTCAAGTGGTAGCAGCTCTCATAAACCAGTCATACATGTCTCACTGTCATTGAGAGAAGAAGTTAAACTTAACCAGACTAAGGATGCCTGGAGGCCCACTCGATTTAAGAAGGATAACCTTACTGAGGAGGAATTTAAAACTCAG gactTGTACAAGAAGTTCCGTGGTATACTAAACAAACTGACTCCTCAGAAATTTGACACATTGCTTGATAAAGTAAAGACATTGGAGATCAACACACAGGCTCGGTTAGAGGGTGTGATTGACTTAGTTTTTGAAAAAGCTATTGATGAGCCTAATTTTTCAGAAGCTTATGCTGCTATGTGCAGTAAACTGTCTATGCTGAAG gTGCCAGCTGATAATGCTCCTGACCAATGCGTCAATTTCCGTGctttaattataagcaaatgtCAGAATCAATTTATTACTAACAAGGTGGATgagaatgttttaaaattagaaaaagaaCTTGCTGAGTGTACCGATTCT gctAAGAAAAAGGAGCTTCACCTACTACTCGAAGAAGAGAATAGGCGTGTCAGAATGAGATCTGTGGGAAATGTCAGATTTATAG GTGAGCTCTACAAACTAAAGATGTTGACAGCGAAAATTATGGTTTACTGTATGACATATCTAATTGAGAAGCTTGAAGAAGAGAAATTAGAGTGCCTTTGTAAGCTGCTTACCACAATAGGTGAACAAGTAGAAAGTGAAGTCAAAGAGCAACTGGAAAGTGTTTTCAAGAAAATGCAGGACATTGTTGATCGTAAATCAAACAAAATCAGTAGCAGAGTACGCTTTATGCTTCAAGATGTCATTGAGCTAAGAAGGCGTAAATGGGTTGCGAAGAATGTAGTTGACTCACAACCTAAGATGATGGATCAAATTCAAAAGGAAGCAGAACAACAACAAAGGCATATtgag cttATGAATGCACCTTCAATGGGTGGCGGTGGTTTTCGGCGCGAAGATGGAGGTCGTGGGAAGCGAGGCGGAGATAGACGTCAGACCTCCAACTCATTTATGGATAACCAATGGAAGCCCACACGACCTACTAATTACACTGTAGATACCTCTAAACTTAAGACTGTGGCACAAAAG AaccttaacaatattaaattagctCCACAAAATTCTGGCTGGAACCATGGTTCAGGAACAAAAACTCCTGCTCAAAGTAATAGTAATTTGATGATAAGTCTAACGAAAAACATGTATAGTGCACTTGAAAATGTACAGGCCGACCCCAGTTCTCTTAGaa CAAGCAAGGACTTGTCTGCAGGCTACCATCATTCGAAATCTATTGAAAGATCGACATTTAATTCCAGAGGTGACTTTA ATAGTGGCAGTGGCAGCCGTTCGGGCTCAGTTGGCGTCACTCGTTCTAACTCTAGCAGCAGAAGTGCTCCAAGCGCGCCGGTGGTGGCGACTGCTCCTGAAACTGTACCTACTGTGCCTGCACCACAAGAGCCACTGCCCGATGCTAagaagaaatttattaaaatactcatCATGGATAAGCTGGTCAATCCTAATGATGATGAATTCTTTACTGAAATCAAACAGACTTTCCAGCCACAGTATCACGCCGCTGTGGTCACTGAAATCCTTAATATTGCCTTGGAGAG ggCAGCAAAGGATGTACATTCGATTGCAAACAGTCTGTTTCAACTTGTATCAACTGGAATAATATCTGCGGAGAATTTCCTAGCGGGTATCAACGAAATTCTGGAATTTGCACCCGATTTATACATCGATATCCCTGTATTGTATGAATATTTAGGAAAGTTTATTGCGCCGAATATTGAAAAGAGG CATATCACATTTGTACAGTTATTTAGATtatgtgaaaatattattatgtcgaATCAAGGCCATATGTTCTTAAAAACTGTAATTAGAGACTTAAAAGAGAGCATGGGACcttcttttgtaaaaacaaaatggcAGGAGTCCGGATTAGAATTAAAGCAATGGATGCCCGAGGAACAG gttcCAAAATGGATTGAAGATAACAAATTTGAATTCTTGGAAGGAGGCAAACCTAGTGAAGAAACTAAAAAAATTCTAACGCCAAGTGAAACTCAAAGCAAACTATTACAACTCATGATCACCGACGAACATTGCGACTGCATACGAGGATGGGTGCAg GATAACCTGGGCGCTGCATCTAACGAAAATTGGTTTATGCGTGCACTTACGCAAGCTATCTGTGAGTACGCTTTGTACGGCACAGAAGGACGCGACGTGCCGCACTTTAGCCATGAACGCATGAACAAATATGCTTCACTCATTAGTGAATTTGGCGATTCGCGTGAACAGAGGGAGGCTAGCTGCCTCTTCGGTATTCAGCAGCTAATACATAGGTTGGAGCACCCGCAAG GGTTAACATTAGAAATATTCCAATATTTGCATGAACAATACATTATATCCGTGGAAGGTTTTATTGCATGGGAAGTGTCTGAAAAGGAACCTGAAGGCaaag CGGTGATGCTGAAAGCGCTGACTTCATTCTTCACGAACATCAAGGAGGCGGACAATGAGGAGTCTTGCGGGGAGGACTGA